From one Pseudoalteromonas ulvae UL12 genomic stretch:
- a CDS encoding RNA polymerase sigma factor translates to MLIDAKQRFANDLHDSSDDEERLIMQTQQGCQTAFAGLYQLHVNKVYGLCLRLTANEAFAQEAAQEVFVQLWQKISSFDGKAKFSTWLHSVTANVAISYMRKQTSWLQKVVSFETDGMPEQAVEQCHGIEGLDKLIVRLPERARLVFVLHAVEGYRHEEIGSMLNMAVGSSKSQYHRARQLLQEWYQNEQQ, encoded by the coding sequence ATGTTGATTGATGCAAAACAGCGTTTTGCCAATGACTTACATGACAGCTCTGACGATGAAGAGCGACTGATCATGCAAACTCAGCAAGGTTGCCAAACAGCTTTTGCGGGTTTATATCAGTTGCATGTAAATAAAGTCTATGGCTTATGCCTGCGCTTAACGGCTAATGAAGCCTTTGCACAAGAGGCGGCACAAGAAGTGTTTGTGCAGTTATGGCAAAAAATTAGTAGCTTTGATGGCAAAGCAAAGTTTTCGACATGGTTACATAGTGTCACAGCCAACGTGGCAATTAGTTATATGCGCAAACAAACCAGTTGGTTACAAAAAGTGGTCAGCTTTGAAACCGATGGCATGCCTGAACAAGCAGTTGAGCAATGTCATGGTATAGAAGGGTTGGATAAACTCATTGTACGTTTACCCGAGCGTGCTCGCTTAGTGTTTGTATTGCACGCGGTAGAAGGCTACCGCCATGAAGAAATTGGTAGCATGCTTAACATGGCGGTGGGTTCTAGTAAGTCACAGTATCACCGCGCAAGGCAGTTATTACAGGAGTGGTATCAGAATGAGCAACAGTAA
- a CDS encoding DUF4097 family beta strand repeat-containing protein produces MYKLLRSLSVLALLPLNLLAGEPINQTRVIQGDAQIKIESPTGLSEIKTWEKNEFSVQGELDDEALSYELVVHDGEVVFEVKMPRRSNSQNRNGSQLTFFVPTNSQVHFGGINTEVVISGVQGGSDIETVNGAIEASDLSGDIRLNTVNGRIKGSKLNGDIRYSAVNGNIDDRDSRGALRFEAVNGDLTTDTEASSLRAESVNGEINFTLANTQRVQINTVNGQANVEVGALLPDAQIEIETVSGSVTLSLPESLSAKVEVQAHAGGKISNSLTTDKVKKAKYGPSSSLKFDMGSAQADIEIDTINGHIRLKKN; encoded by the coding sequence ATGTATAAGTTACTAAGAAGTTTGTCTGTATTGGCGTTATTGCCATTGAATTTATTGGCTGGTGAGCCGATTAATCAAACCCGCGTAATCCAAGGTGATGCGCAAATTAAAATAGAAAGTCCGACGGGTTTATCTGAAATTAAAACGTGGGAAAAAAATGAGTTTTCAGTTCAAGGCGAATTAGATGATGAAGCGCTCAGTTATGAGCTTGTCGTGCACGATGGCGAGGTTGTGTTTGAAGTGAAAATGCCAAGGCGCTCAAACAGCCAAAATCGTAACGGATCACAACTCACATTTTTTGTGCCAACAAACAGCCAAGTTCATTTCGGAGGGATTAATACCGAAGTGGTGATATCGGGCGTGCAAGGCGGCAGTGATATTGAAACCGTTAATGGTGCGATTGAAGCCAGTGATCTAAGCGGCGATATTCGTCTTAATACTGTTAATGGACGGATTAAAGGCTCAAAGCTCAATGGGGATATTCGTTACAGTGCAGTAAACGGTAATATTGATGATCGAGATTCAAGGGGCGCACTGCGTTTTGAAGCCGTCAATGGTGATTTAACCACTGATACCGAGGCATCATCGTTGCGTGCAGAGAGCGTTAACGGAGAAATCAACTTTACCTTAGCCAATACTCAACGAGTGCAAATTAACACAGTGAATGGACAAGCGAATGTAGAGGTCGGGGCTCTGTTACCTGATGCGCAAATAGAGATCGAAACAGTGAGTGGCAGTGTGACATTAAGTTTACCTGAGTCGTTATCAGCGAAAGTTGAAGTACAAGCACATGCCGGAGGGAAAATTAGCAATAGCTTAACCACCGACAAAGTGAAAAAAGCAAAATACGGCCCATCGAGCAGCTTAAAATTTGATATGGGTTCGGCACAAGCTGATATTGAAATTGACACTATTAATGGTCATATCCGTCTGAAAAAGAACTAA
- the argC gene encoding N-acetyl-gamma-glutamyl-phosphate reductase: MNVIIVGASGYSGAELARLVASHPKLILAGLFVSEQSLDQGKALSDLYPQYTGLIDLPLQPLNSSALQFIAQHADYVCLCTEHKVSVDLAPQFLEMGKRVFDLSGGFRLSSDEDYQRYYGFSHSQPELLAQAAYGLAEWNAHAIAKAQLVAVAGCYPTAALNALKPLVNAGLVSDFPIIINAVSGVSGAGRKANIATGFCEVSLKAYGLFNHRHSPEIARYLNHDVLFTPHLGNFPRGILETIYVHLKEGVSSEQVTDAYQCLAQEPLIRLLGDKIPSINGVVNQAFVDIGWQQQGNMLIVMSAIDNLLKGAAGQALQCMNIAMGLPAHFTLVGGQHD, encoded by the coding sequence ATGAACGTCATTATTGTTGGTGCAAGTGGTTATAGTGGGGCTGAGTTGGCGAGGTTAGTCGCAAGTCATCCTAAATTAATCTTAGCGGGTCTATTTGTGTCTGAGCAAAGCTTAGATCAAGGCAAAGCGCTCAGTGATTTATATCCTCAATATACCGGCTTGATTGACTTACCACTTCAGCCATTAAATTCAAGTGCTTTGCAGTTTATTGCACAGCACGCAGATTATGTTTGTTTATGCACAGAGCATAAAGTCAGTGTTGATTTAGCTCCACAGTTTCTTGAAATGGGAAAACGAGTCTTTGATCTATCAGGCGGATTTCGTTTAAGCAGTGATGAAGATTATCAACGTTATTATGGTTTTAGTCATTCACAACCAGAGTTATTAGCACAGGCGGCTTATGGTTTAGCAGAATGGAATGCGCATGCCATTGCAAAAGCACAGTTAGTTGCTGTTGCTGGGTGTTATCCAACCGCGGCACTTAATGCTTTAAAGCCTCTAGTGAATGCTGGGTTAGTGAGTGATTTTCCGATTATTATTAACGCAGTATCAGGTGTCAGTGGCGCTGGGCGTAAAGCAAACATTGCCACTGGGTTTTGTGAAGTCAGTCTAAAAGCCTATGGTTTGTTTAATCACAGGCATAGCCCAGAAATTGCTCGCTATTTAAATCATGACGTGCTGTTTACACCGCATCTAGGTAATTTTCCTCGCGGAATTTTAGAGACTATTTATGTTCATCTAAAGGAAGGGGTGAGCTCTGAGCAAGTGACGGATGCTTACCAGTGTTTGGCTCAAGAACCTTTGATTAGATTATTAGGTGACAAGATCCCATCGATTAATGGTGTGGTCAATCAAGCGTTTGTAGATATTGGTTGGCAGCAGCAAGGCAATATGCTGATAGTGATGAGTGCAATAGATAACCTCCTAAAAGGTGCGGCTGGGCAGGCGTTACAGTGTATGAATATTGCTATGGGGCTTCCCGCACACTTCACTTTAGTTGGAGGTCAACATGACTAA
- the alr gene encoding alanine racemase codes for MRLATAEISFSALAHNFNKVKQFAPNSQIMAVLKANAYGHGLVRIAQRLDQADAFAVARIDEALALRAGGLVKPIVLLEGFFEPQDLPILLANNFQTIIHDRSQLEALLASELDGQLITWLKVDTGMHRLGVTPEEFDDVYQDLLACQNVHPAIRLMTHFACADDLNNSKTQQQLELFKQLVQGKAQQHCLANSAAIVGWPDSHGEWVRPGLMVYGVSPMLNCVGADHQLQPVMRLKTRVISIRQIKKGDAIGYGSTWQSPRDTTIGVIAIGYGDGYPRHAPTGTPIIVNGQQVPLVGRVSMDMITVDLGPVTEAKIGDEAILWGPELPVEIVAQHAGTIPYELLCNITPRVDYLYRE; via the coding sequence ATGCGTTTGGCGACAGCCGAAATCAGCTTTAGCGCCTTGGCGCACAACTTTAATAAAGTAAAGCAATTTGCTCCCAATAGTCAGATCATGGCCGTTTTAAAGGCTAATGCGTATGGTCATGGCTTAGTGCGTATCGCACAGCGTTTAGATCAAGCTGATGCATTTGCGGTCGCTCGTATTGATGAAGCACTTGCACTGCGAGCAGGTGGCTTGGTTAAGCCTATCGTGTTACTCGAAGGTTTTTTTGAGCCTCAAGACTTACCTATATTATTGGCCAATAACTTTCAAACGATTATTCATGATCGCTCACAACTAGAAGCTCTTTTGGCTAGTGAGCTCGATGGCCAGCTTATTACTTGGCTCAAAGTCGATACGGGGATGCATCGTTTAGGTGTGACCCCCGAAGAATTTGATGATGTGTATCAGGATTTATTGGCGTGTCAGAATGTGCATCCCGCGATTCGTTTAATGACTCACTTTGCGTGTGCGGATGATTTGAATAACAGTAAAACTCAACAGCAACTCGAACTTTTCAAACAATTAGTACAGGGGAAAGCTCAGCAGCATTGCTTAGCGAACTCTGCCGCTATTGTGGGCTGGCCTGATAGCCACGGTGAGTGGGTGCGTCCTGGTTTGATGGTGTATGGCGTATCTCCGATGCTGAACTGTGTTGGCGCGGATCATCAATTACAACCTGTTATGCGTTTAAAAACCCGAGTTATCTCAATACGTCAAATTAAAAAAGGCGATGCGATAGGCTATGGTTCGACTTGGCAAAGTCCACGAGACACCACTATTGGCGTCATCGCCATCGGCTACGGTGATGGGTACCCTCGTCATGCGCCAACAGGCACACCAATAATAGTGAATGGCCAGCAAGTACCTTTGGTTGGTCGAGTCTCTATGGATATGATTACTGTCGATTTAGGCCCCGTTACCGAGGCTAAAATAGGGGACGAAGCGATTTTATGGGGACCTGAATTGCCGGTCGAAATCGTTGCGCAGCATGCAGGAACGATCCCGTATGAACTGCTGTGTAATATTACCCCCAGAGTTGATTATTTATATCGAGAATAA
- the argB gene encoding acetylglutamate kinase, producing the protein MTKWVIKLGGAVLNCEDAAAALFKVMSEQKDAQFIIVHGGGSLVDTWLQDAGFVSSKHEGLRISPREQMPYIVGALAGCANKQLMAQAIASKMIPIGISLFEAGITSTQKLKALGLVGTCSEGCINLVPTLLEKNMLPIISSIGFDSDGTWYNVNADEAAAAIAKSLDAELIFMTDVEAVLDANKQPLHQLDALQISELINSGVIQGGMQVKVETSLLAAQHLRRGVYISSWQKPENLNALLNQEHVGTKIVP; encoded by the coding sequence ATGACTAAGTGGGTGATTAAACTCGGTGGTGCAGTCTTAAACTGTGAAGATGCAGCCGCAGCGTTATTTAAGGTAATGAGTGAGCAGAAAGATGCACAATTTATTATTGTGCATGGCGGCGGTTCGTTGGTTGATACCTGGTTACAAGATGCCGGTTTTGTAAGCAGTAAGCACGAAGGGTTGCGCATTAGCCCCCGTGAGCAAATGCCTTATATTGTTGGTGCGTTGGCTGGTTGCGCAAATAAGCAATTGATGGCACAAGCTATCGCTTCAAAAATGATACCTATTGGGATTAGCTTATTTGAAGCGGGCATAACGAGCACTCAAAAGCTAAAAGCGCTTGGGTTAGTGGGAACCTGTAGTGAAGGCTGCATTAATTTGGTGCCCACGTTGTTAGAAAAAAACATGTTACCGATTATTAGTTCAATTGGCTTTGATAGCGACGGAACTTGGTACAACGTCAATGCCGATGAAGCTGCTGCAGCGATTGCAAAAAGTTTAGATGCAGAGCTTATTTTTATGACGGACGTAGAAGCAGTACTGGATGCAAATAAACAGCCATTACATCAATTAGATGCGCTGCAAATTAGTGAACTAATTAATTCAGGAGTGATTCAGGGTGGGATGCAAGTCAAAGTAGAGACTAGCTTACTCGCTGCCCAACATTTACGACGAGGTGTTTATATTTCGAGTTGGCAAAAGCCTGAAAACTTAAACGCTCTGCTTAATCAAGAGCACGTAGGAACCAAAATCGTCCCATAG
- a CDS encoding PilW family protein, giving the protein MRPSNLSQNGYTLIELMVALAASMFLLSGVSMAFVSIKTTISSTEALENSQEVIRSTADVMTRALKQTLVVPAVTTTTTVADTLTITQDANTINCLGQLAAAGYTEVYTFTSPNLVCAINAGAAQTLITGVESLSFALNGQLVTTTVKPIGLPDYLGNGVAIDTSLTADILN; this is encoded by the coding sequence ATGCGCCCGAGTAATCTTTCCCAAAATGGTTATACACTGATTGAATTGATGGTGGCACTTGCCGCGAGCATGTTTTTATTAAGCGGTGTTTCAATGGCATTTGTGTCCATTAAAACCACTATCAGTAGTACAGAAGCATTAGAAAATTCGCAAGAAGTGATCCGATCTACTGCAGATGTCATGACTCGGGCGCTCAAACAAACCTTAGTTGTGCCTGCTGTAACAACCACGACAACCGTGGCGGATACACTGACAATCACTCAAGATGCCAATACTATTAATTGCTTAGGTCAACTAGCTGCTGCAGGTTATACCGAAGTATATACCTTTACCTCGCCAAATTTAGTTTGCGCTATTAATGCGGGTGCCGCTCAGACGTTGATTACAGGAGTAGAAAGTTTAAGTTTTGCGCTCAATGGCCAACTTGTGACTACCACAGTAAAGCCAATTGGTTTACCTGATTATTTAGGAAACGGTGTGGCAATCGATACTTCTTTGACTGCAGATATTCTTAATTAA
- the argE gene encoding acetylornithine deacetylase, producing MAQPTFLDMYQQLIASPSISATVEHLNLSNRGVIDLIATWAESLGFQCEISELSDAPGKFNLIAKLGDGDGGLMLAGHTDTVPFDDSRWQVDPFQLTLREDKLYGLGSIDMKGFFAFIFDALQSIDLTKQKKPLIILATADEETTMAGAQQIAKHDNLKPERCIIGEPTDMVPVFMHKGHMSAAIRVIGKAGHSSDPDAGLNAIEIMHLVTANLLKLKEQLKNNYSISHFAVPYPTLNLGHIHGGDNANRICGCCELHIDIRPLPGISIPELQALLLNAVQSINERYPNSVEVIDLHDPIPAFTGTTDSSLVKLAEAISGQPAQAVNYCTEAPFIQQLGCQTIVMGPGSIRQAHQPDEFLAVEKIKPTQAMIKELILQSCF from the coding sequence ATGGCTCAGCCAACGTTTCTTGATATGTACCAACAACTCATTGCATCACCCTCGATCAGCGCCACTGTCGAGCATCTCAATTTAAGCAATCGTGGTGTCATTGACTTAATTGCGACTTGGGCTGAATCGCTAGGATTCCAGTGCGAGATATCAGAACTCAGTGATGCTCCTGGAAAATTCAATCTGATCGCTAAGTTAGGTGATGGTGATGGCGGTTTAATGCTCGCAGGCCACACAGATACTGTGCCTTTTGATGACAGCCGCTGGCAAGTCGACCCATTTCAGTTAACGTTAAGGGAAGATAAACTTTACGGTTTAGGCAGCATCGATATGAAAGGTTTTTTTGCTTTTATTTTTGATGCACTTCAATCAATTGATTTAACGAAACAAAAAAAGCCTTTAATCATTCTTGCAACCGCAGATGAAGAAACCACTATGGCTGGGGCACAGCAAATAGCCAAGCACGACAACTTAAAACCTGAGCGGTGCATTATTGGCGAACCGACTGATATGGTTCCCGTTTTTATGCACAAGGGCCATATGTCTGCAGCCATTAGAGTGATAGGTAAAGCGGGTCATAGCTCCGATCCTGATGCAGGGCTCAACGCGATTGAAATCATGCATCTAGTCACCGCAAACTTGCTCAAGCTTAAAGAGCAATTAAAGAATAACTATTCAATTAGTCACTTTGCAGTTCCATATCCAACGCTCAACTTAGGTCACATTCATGGTGGTGACAATGCCAATAGAATTTGTGGCTGCTGCGAGCTGCATATTGATATCCGCCCACTCCCTGGCATTAGCATCCCAGAACTACAGGCTTTGCTTCTTAATGCCGTACAAAGTATTAATGAGCGCTATCCAAATTCTGTTGAGGTGATTGATTTACATGATCCTATCCCAGCATTCACTGGCACAACCGACAGTAGTTTAGTGAAACTCGCTGAAGCTATTTCGGGGCAGCCTGCACAGGCCGTTAATTACTGTACTGAAGCGCCTTTTATTCAGCAGTTAGGATGTCAAACTATTGTGATGGGACCAGGATCTATTCGACAAGCTCACCAGCCTGATGAGTTTTTAGCTGTCGAAAAAATAAAGCCTACTCAGGCAATGATTAAAGAGTTAATTTTACAAAGCTGTTTTTAA
- a CDS encoding VOC family protein produces the protein MEYLKTIIYVDDVEETLDFYYQAFGIVALVLDESGQYGELDTGAVKLGFAAHPLAQSHFKQSYIRAQPKQPALGFEIVFQSDNVIAAYDKAIQAGAEPLAPPVEKPWGQTVAYVRSIEGTLIALSSDAE, from the coding sequence ATGGAGTATTTAAAAACAATCATTTACGTTGATGATGTCGAAGAAACCCTCGACTTTTATTATCAAGCATTTGGCATTGTTGCACTGGTGCTTGATGAATCCGGTCAATATGGTGAGCTAGATACTGGCGCAGTGAAATTAGGCTTTGCTGCTCATCCCTTAGCGCAATCTCATTTCAAACAAAGTTATATTCGGGCGCAGCCAAAACAACCCGCATTAGGATTTGAAATTGTGTTCCAAAGTGACAATGTTATTGCAGCATACGACAAAGCCATTCAAGCGGGAGCTGAGCCACTTGCGCCTCCTGTAGAAAAACCATGGGGGCAAACAGTTGCGTATGTTCGCTCAATCGAAGGGACGCTGATTGCGCTTAGTAGTGATGCTGAATAA
- a CDS encoding ornithine carbamoyltransferase — protein MLQHYLHGLELNKQQLLTLLSLAQKIKAHPQDFNQALAGKSVVTLFEKPSLRTRLSFDIGINKLGGHAVYLDQQNGGMGSRESVKDFALNISTWADCIVARVNEHVTLKDLAEYANVPVVNSLCDLYHPCQALADFLTLQEVHGDVSELKLAYFGEGNNVTHSLMLLAATLGTDFVAVCPKGHSPDAQIVKQAELIASANGASIQVSDRIEAAVGANAVYTDTWVSMGDNTPLKVVKDKYMPYQVNQELVDLTGASSVLHCQPAHREIEITSQVMDGPASKIIQQAENRMHAQNALLVTLLNPNFV, from the coding sequence ATGTTACAGCATTATTTACACGGATTAGAGCTGAACAAACAGCAATTATTAACTTTACTGAGCCTTGCGCAAAAAATTAAAGCGCATCCACAAGATTTTAATCAAGCACTCGCTGGCAAGTCAGTGGTGACATTGTTTGAAAAGCCGAGTTTACGAACACGTTTGTCGTTTGATATTGGCATTAATAAATTGGGCGGCCATGCTGTGTATCTTGATCAGCAAAATGGTGGAATGGGTAGTCGTGAATCTGTCAAAGATTTCGCACTAAATATTTCCACTTGGGCAGATTGTATTGTTGCGCGCGTGAATGAGCATGTGACATTAAAAGATTTAGCTGAATATGCCAATGTACCGGTCGTCAATAGCTTGTGTGATTTATATCACCCTTGCCAAGCGTTAGCTGACTTTTTGACACTCCAAGAAGTGCATGGTGATGTGAGTGAGCTAAAGTTAGCTTATTTCGGTGAAGGCAATAACGTAACGCATTCATTGATGTTATTAGCGGCCACACTCGGAACTGATTTTGTTGCAGTGTGTCCAAAAGGGCATTCACCTGATGCACAAATAGTCAAACAAGCTGAATTGATTGCTTCTGCAAACGGTGCGTCTATTCAAGTGAGCGATCGCATTGAAGCGGCTGTAGGTGCCAATGCAGTGTACACAGATACATGGGTTTCGATGGGCGATAATACGCCACTCAAAGTGGTTAAAGATAAGTACATGCCATATCAGGTCAATCAAGAACTTGTTGATTTAACTGGAGCAAGCAGTGTACTTCATTGCCAACCAGCGCATCGTGAAATAGAAATCACTTCGCAAGTTATGGATGGCCCAGCATCAAAAATTATTCAACAAGCAGAAAATCGCATGCATGCGCAAAATGCCTTGCTTGTTACTTTATTAAATCCAAATTTTGTTTAA
- the dnaB gene encoding replicative DNA helicase, with protein MAKPDKQVDTIKMAPHSIEAEQSVLGGLMLDNEAWDRVAERVVAQDFYTRTHRFIFEAMEKLAEQGQPIDLITISETLEKNNQLDSIGGFSYLGEIAKNTPSAANINAYAEIVRERAVVREMISVANEIAEAGFNPEGRASHELLDLAESKVFKIAEKRTKSSEGPQNIHTILEKTIDKIEELYQSPQDGITGVSSGYSDLDKMTAGMQPSDLIIVAARPSMGKTTFAMNLAEHAAMTQDKPVVIFSLEMPSEQIMMRMLASLGRINQTKVRTGQLDDDDWARLSSTMGLLIEKGKMFVDDSSGLTPTELRSRARRIARDNGGISMIMVDYLQLMRVPSLSDNRTLEIAEISRSLKALAKELECPVIALSQLNRTLEQRADKRPINSDLRESGSIEQDADLIMFIYRDEVYNEDSMDKGVAEIIIGKQRNGPIGKIRLTFQGQFSRFDNYTGPAIDDEY; from the coding sequence ATGGCTAAACCAGATAAACAAGTTGATACCATTAAAATGGCTCCCCATTCAATTGAAGCGGAGCAGTCTGTTTTAGGCGGGCTTATGCTCGATAATGAAGCATGGGATCGGGTTGCGGAACGTGTTGTTGCGCAAGATTTTTACACTCGTACACACCGTTTTATTTTTGAAGCGATGGAAAAGTTGGCCGAGCAAGGTCAGCCCATCGATTTAATTACTATTTCTGAAACCCTCGAAAAAAACAATCAGCTCGACAGTATTGGTGGGTTTTCGTATCTAGGTGAAATAGCGAAAAACACCCCGAGTGCGGCCAATATCAACGCTTATGCCGAGATAGTGCGTGAACGAGCTGTGGTACGAGAAATGATCTCAGTGGCCAATGAAATCGCCGAAGCGGGCTTCAACCCAGAAGGTCGGGCTAGTCACGAGTTGCTCGATTTAGCTGAAAGCAAAGTGTTTAAAATTGCCGAAAAACGTACCAAGAGCTCGGAAGGTCCGCAAAATATTCATACCATTTTAGAAAAAACCATTGATAAGATTGAAGAGTTATATCAATCACCACAAGATGGTATTACCGGGGTGAGCTCTGGTTATTCTGATTTAGATAAAATGACCGCTGGGATGCAACCGTCTGATTTAATTATTGTTGCAGCGCGACCATCGATGGGTAAAACCACGTTTGCAATGAACTTGGCAGAACATGCTGCCATGACACAAGATAAACCTGTGGTGATTTTTTCACTTGAGATGCCCTCAGAACAAATCATGATGCGTATGCTTGCATCATTAGGACGCATTAATCAAACCAAAGTCAGAACAGGGCAACTTGATGATGATGATTGGGCTCGATTATCGTCGACTATGGGGTTATTGATTGAAAAAGGTAAAATGTTCGTCGATGATTCGTCAGGCCTGACCCCGACAGAGTTACGCTCACGTGCACGCCGGATTGCCCGAGACAATGGTGGCATTAGTATGATCATGGTCGATTACTTGCAGTTGATGCGTGTGCCGAGTTTATCCGATAATCGTACTTTAGAGATTGCTGAAATATCTCGCTCCTTAAAAGCCCTTGCTAAAGAATTAGAGTGTCCGGTGATTGCGCTGTCTCAGCTCAATCGTACCCTTGAGCAACGTGCCGATAAACGTCCAATCAACTCCGATTTACGTGAGTCAGGATCTATCGAGCAGGATGCGGATTTAATCATGTTTATTTATCGTGATGAAGTCTATAACGAAGACAGCATGGATAAAGGGGTGGCTGAGATTATCATTGGTAAACAGCGTAATGGCCCGATCGGAAAAATACGCTTAACGTTCCAAGGTCAATTTTCGCGCTTTGATAATTATACTGGCCCAGCCATCGACGATGAGTACTAA
- a CDS encoding pilus assembly PilX family protein, whose translation MKQMKKQQGFTIVVVLLLSMMASVVVISSLKDTTMQERLSGNFEKQTNARLAAESGLFSTHTYLQGQLAELPTSTLEDLINNIGEGGLKTYVANNSLEGMLANIELSKTSDGLLSVASGGKRHEGEKKVRALYELVPGTGQSLKSPYHDGLIGCEGVTLTGSGKADSYDSSLGEYGASYIQNGQTLINKGDVVTVRTLTGGSKVIVRGSAQIEGDLITPGQIEFNGGASVSGTVHTNGYFYNSSDIKIGGDLIAYEYIYKKNNQIGGSIKSNGYIKLLNMSVGGDILTRDTISLTGVSPVGGNVLAGSDLYIQASNVTGTVSTHGNLTFLAGNLGATKVKGNVDMSSWHGDKTFANDSLRYMGAFHSNSNTARFNTAPFKVNFVSIPEAEIIEKLPEDDGLLDPSNPQDRTCDPLNIKTEIETVDIKAIDVKDLFVHSNSTYSFGETTSLFTNSNGSDSSPVKTLVATKSSFLGNSADILMFDNLEIKGTLKIAENSDVVMYVKGNFKMSGSSSLTIPDTSSLTLIMKGALDIGAGAQIYTPAKGLTDEGVPIFSIYSSYSGTGIKITGGTEEIYAVVYAPLTDVEIASSSDFKGALVGKKVAITGAGAFHYDSALKNAKVGNDNSKATTPQLVFKGWRYHAESEAQEEPLSK comes from the coding sequence ATGAAACAGATGAAAAAACAGCAAGGTTTCACCATCGTAGTGGTGTTGCTTTTGAGTATGATGGCAAGTGTCGTGGTGATTAGTTCGCTAAAAGATACCACTATGCAAGAACGCCTAAGTGGTAACTTTGAAAAGCAAACCAATGCACGTTTAGCTGCAGAATCGGGGCTCTTTTCTACACATACTTACCTTCAAGGGCAGCTGGCTGAGCTCCCTACATCTACGTTAGAAGATTTAATCAATAATATTGGTGAAGGCGGCTTAAAAACTTACGTTGCAAACAACTCGCTTGAAGGCATGCTGGCTAATATAGAGTTATCAAAAACCAGTGATGGGTTACTCAGTGTGGCCAGCGGCGGTAAACGCCATGAAGGTGAAAAGAAAGTCAGAGCATTATATGAGTTAGTGCCAGGAACGGGGCAATCTTTAAAGTCACCTTATCATGATGGTTTAATTGGCTGTGAAGGCGTCACTTTAACAGGTAGTGGTAAGGCCGATAGCTATGATTCCAGCTTGGGTGAGTATGGCGCCAGTTACATTCAAAATGGCCAAACACTGATTAATAAAGGTGACGTTGTTACTGTCCGCACTTTAACTGGGGGGAGTAAAGTCATTGTAAGAGGATCGGCGCAGATTGAAGGCGATTTAATCACTCCGGGTCAAATTGAGTTTAATGGTGGCGCTAGCGTATCAGGCACAGTTCATACAAATGGGTATTTTTATAATTCCAGTGATATCAAAATAGGTGGTGATTTAATCGCCTATGAATATATCTATAAGAAAAACAATCAAATCGGCGGTTCAATTAAATCAAATGGATACATTAAATTGCTCAACATGTCAGTTGGAGGTGATATTCTCACTCGAGATACAATTAGCCTAACTGGTGTCAGCCCAGTTGGTGGAAATGTTCTTGCTGGAAGTGATTTGTATATACAGGCATCTAATGTTACTGGCACAGTTTCAACGCATGGTAATCTGACATTTTTAGCAGGTAACTTAGGCGCTACCAAGGTGAAAGGAAATGTCGATATGAGCAGTTGGCATGGAGATAAAACGTTTGCTAATGATAGCTTGCGGTATATGGGGGCTTTTCACTCAAACAGTAACACTGCACGCTTTAATACAGCGCCATTTAAAGTGAATTTTGTATCGATCCCAGAAGCTGAAATCATTGAAAAATTACCTGAAGATGATGGATTACTCGACCCTAGTAACCCACAAGATAGAACCTGCGATCCTTTAAATATCAAAACTGAAATCGAAACTGTTGATATTAAAGCAATAGATGTGAAGGATTTGTTTGTTCACAGTAATTCTACTTATTCTTTTGGCGAAACAACGAGCTTATTTACAAATAGTAATGGCAGTGACAGTAGTCCTGTAAAGACTTTAGTGGCGACAAAAAGTAGCTTTTTAGGTAACAGCGCGGATATTTTAATGTTCGATAATCTAGAAATAAAAGGGACGCTAAAAATTGCAGAAAATAGTGATGTCGTCATGTATGTTAAAGGAAACTTTAAGATGTCAGGCAGTTCAAGCCTAACTATTCCTGATACAAGCAGCTTAACGCTCATTATGAAAGGAGCGCTCGATATTGGAGCGGGAGCGCAAATATACACTCCAGCAAAAGGACTGACTGATGAAGGTGTTCCAATATTCAGCATTTATAGTTCTTATAGTGGAACTGGTATAAAAATAACGGGTGGCACAGAAGAAATATATGCCGTTGTTTATGCGCCTTTAACCGATGTTGAAATCGCTTCTAGCTCTGATTTTAAAGGGGCATTAGTGGGCAAAAAAGTGGCCATTACTGGAGCAGGTGCGTTCCATTATGATTCAGCACTGAAAAACGCAAAAGTAGGCAATGATAACAGCAAAGCGACCACTCCCCAGCTTGTTTTCAAAGGCTGGCGTTATCATGCTGAATCAGAGGCGCAAGAAGAGCCGTTATCAAAATAA